Below is a genomic region from Balneola sp. MJW-20.
CATTCCAGTAACTCCATACCAAAGCGAGCTTCCCGTCTTTTTTGAGGACCCGGTTAAATTCAGCTAAGCTTTTTGCAAAATTAAACCAGTGAAATGCCTGGAATGAACTTACAATATCCATACTTGAATCCGGCAGACCGGTTGTTTCAGCAGGCTGTATTTTAAATTCCACGCCCTGATGATCAGCTGCTGCTTCGGCCATTGCCTGATTTGGTTCCACGGCAGTAACCGTGCACCCTGCATCTGCCAGTAATCTTGAAGAGATTCCTGTTCCTGCACCGATATCAGCTGCTTTTATTGTTTTTGATCCAACGAATGGATTTACGATCTCATTGATCAGTTCTTGTGGATAGCCTGATCTGTATTTAGCGTAAGCTTCCGATTTCTCGGTGAATAGTTCTGTTGTTGACCCCATACCTATGTAATTGATTTGTTTCCCGTTGTACCCCAATAAGGAATTAACACAATTTTTATCAAAAAAACCCTCTAAAGATCGGTTTTTTTAAAAAAAAGGCCTCTTCAGTTTCCCGAAGAGGCCTCAAGATTTCTTAAAAGTTTATCAGCTAGGCTGATAATTTTGCTGCAGCCGACATGACAAAGTCCTTGATAGAAGCAAAAGCATCCAGGGTCTTTTCAATATGTTCGTCATTGTGTGCAGCGGTAGGAATAAGCCTGATCAATACCGTTCCTCTTGGTACTACAGGATAAGCTACTCCACTTACAAATACGCCATGATCTTCGCGTAGTTTTCGCATGATGTCCTGGCATAATTTGGTTGAACCCTGGGTCAGGACCGGGGTTACCGGACTTTCAGATGGTAGTACCGTATATCCGATATCTTTTAGACCTTCTCTTAGTTTGAGAGTGTTTTCCCATAACTTCTCTCTCCACTCAGGATGCTTACGGATCATCTTAAGACGTTCGCGAGCAGTTACTACCATAGGCAGCGGAAGAGATTTAGCAAAGATCTGGCTTCTTGCATTCGCTTTCAGGAATTCGATCACTCTTGGCTCGGAAGCAACAAAAGCTCCGATGAGCGCAACAGCTTTGGCGAAAGTACCGAAGTAAATGTCAACTCCATCCTGCACTCCCAGGTGTGTTCCGGCGCCGGAACCGTCATCAGCCAGGGTACCGAAACCGTGAGCATCATCAACCAGTAAACGGAATGGAACTTCCTTTTTGAGTTCAATGATCTCCTTCAGAATACCCAGGTCACCGGTCATTCCGAAAACACCCTCTGTTACTACGAGGATTGAAGAATTGTCTTTTTTCTTGCTGGCAGCTCTGAATAACTGCTTTTTGAAACTTTCAATATCATTATGCTTGAAAACGGATTTATCAGCCATCGAAAGCTGCTTTCCGTCTACAATACAGGCATGACTAAGCTCATCATAAATGAGAAAATCGTTACGATCTACCAGTGCATGTATCACACTCATGATACCCTGATAACCGTAATTTAAGAGCAGGGCGGAGGGCTTGTGCACAAATTCTGCAAGTTCCTCTTCCAGGAGTTCATGTTCGGTAGAATTACCGGTCATTAGACGCGCACCCATCGGGGCACTTAAACTGTATTTGTCAGTTGCAGCGGTGTCTACTTTTTTTATCTCAGGATTACTTCCCACACCGAGATAATCGTTAATACTCCAGACAACGACATCTTTTCCATTGAACTTCATTTCGGGACCCAATGGTCCTTCCAGTTTAGGAAAGGTATAGTATCCGTATCCTTCAGAGGTAAATGGTCCTAATGGACTTGGTCTGCCTTCAAGCTTATCAAATAAATCCATAAATATTATTTGGTGAACAAATGAGCTTTATCATTAAAAAAAAAGGCCGGTCCGGCCATGTTAAAATCGGTCAAAAGGTACGCAATTATAGGCTCATCTCAAAGAATCATCCCTGATCCGGATCTTTGCAAAAGAGGTCATTGAGCAGGTGTAGGCCCATGTAAGCGCTTTTTAAGAAGTTATAAAAGGATTAGAAAAGGGGGTTAGAAGATTCTTTTATCAACGAAAAAAGCTTACAAATGAAATGGACCTAATTATTTAGCTGCGGCCTGACCACAAAAAGACCACCTGAGATATCACTAAGGATGACCACGCCACTGTCGAAAAAGGGGTAATTACTCCAGGTGCCGTCAAAATCCTGTTCATTCGAATTAGGTTTAGTATCGAAAAAAGCCACCCTTTGCATATCAGCATTGGCCAGGTCTCTGAGTTCGTATATCTGAAGCCCGGACGTGTAATTTGTCTGGTAGACAAAATCTCCTCGGATGTAGAGATTATGATCGATCGAGTTGGTTGGCTGCTGGTAATATCCTGCAAATACAGGATTGTCCAGATCCGAAACATCCCAGACATAGGTTCTGGTTCTGCGTCCAAGATTAAGTTCATCCACCTCATCATTCATTAAAAAGTACCGCCGGTCTTCGGTGACCCAGCCCTGATGGGAGTATTGCATATCGACCGTGGTATTGAAAGAGATCGTTTTTGCATCAGATTTATCGGTGACATCTGCGATTACAATATTGCCTTCAGCAGAGTTAAAGCAGATCTCTTTTCCCTGATGATCCGGATCCGGGCCATCATATAGGATGCATTGTGCATCGTGGATATAACCGGGGGCAATATTCGGGGAGGATTGCGCATCAGTGGCCGCATCAGCATAACATCCGGCATAAACGGGGCTTTTAGGGTCTCGTATGTCTATGATATGTAGACCACTCAGGTCTCTGCTTCCGCATATATCAGCCTGAGTTACGCCGGCTGCATAAGCATATCCGCTTTGTTCATTGATAATGATATTATGTGCATTACTGAAGCGGTCGTAGAGAACATCTTCTGTAAAGTTCAGGAAAGCGCCATTGTATTGTCGCAGTCTGCTGAGGTCAAAAACCTGCATTCCGTGTGGTTGCGCGTCACTTACGATAAAAAGATGATCCTGATAAACCTTATGATCACGCCAGGTGGAACCCTGAGTGATCGATTTAGCATACTCTGTTGTACCTATGCCCAGATTACAGGCCGGATAATCGGAAACCGGCATTGCTTTAAACTTGGACCGAATATTTGATTCTCTCAGTTTGCCAATGACGACAGGGGTTTCCGGGTCAGAAATATCAACAAATGTAATTCCATCTGTTAATCCCACTAATGCATATTCTTTGCCATTCAAAGGATCAGTCCAGCCCCAGATATCGTTTAGAAAGGTTCCTCTCAGCTCCTGTGGGCTTAAAATACTGAGTAATTCTACATTCTGACAGGGGTACTGAATATCGTTCATGGTACAGTCAACAGCAGGATCAACCTGATCCGGATCGCCTTCAACTATATTAACATCAAGTTCTGAAGGTTCACAACCAAGCAGGAATAGGGGGATCAGGAAGATTGTGAACAATGTTTTTCGAAAAATCATGGAAGATGAGATAAGACTACAGTTGATATAGGTGAATAATATAATCAATTTTATATCTGAAGAGTTTCTGTCTAATGATATCACTATGGATGGAATTTGTTCCAAATAATGGTACACTTAACAAAAACCAAATTATAGTAGCATTACATGCTGATTCTAAGATATTTAGCGAAACTACTAAAAGCTCTTGCCTCGGAAGCATCACCTTCGCAGATCGCAGGAGGATTTATTCTTGGGATGATCATTGGTCTCACTCCCCTGTCATCATTCCATAACCTGATCGTATTGATCCTGATCCTGGTCTTACGAGTAAATATGGGTATGGCTATTCTGTCATTTATGGTATTCAGTGGTATCGCTTACCTGGCTGATAATCAGTTTCATCAGTTTGGTATCTGGCTTCTTGAATTAGAAAGTATGCAGAATACCTGGTCGGCTATGTACGAGGTGGAATGGATCGCTATGAGCAGATTTTATAATACCGTGGTTCTAGGAAGTCTGGTTACTTCACTGATTTTACTAACCCCCATGTTCTTTCTTATCAAGCTTGGAGTAGTTCAATACCGGGAAAAGATCCATGAAAGAGTGAAAAAGTGGAAGATCGTACGGGTAGTAAAAGGCTCCAAGTTCTATTCCATATATCAGACCGTAAACAGATTGAGAGGATAAGATGAGAAAAGGCGGAGTAATAGCGGTTTTGATTACTGCAACACTGATCTTTGCAATCAGTTTTATTTCGATTGACGAATGGCTGGAATCAAATATTGAATTTCAGGCCAGTGTGGCAAATAAAGCCAAAGTGGAGATCGATGGATTAAATTTTAGTCCTCTGGGGCTTAGTCTGAGCTGGGACCGGCTTCAGGTTGCAAATCCGAAGAGTCCGATGGAAAACACCTTCGAAACAGGAAAAGTAGATTTTAATATGGAGTTCTGGCCTCTTCTGTGGTCTAAAACAGTGATCGAGAATGTTGAGTTATCGGGTTTTCAGGTCGAAACAGAAAGAGAGACGGACGGAAGTTTTGAGGTTCCCGAGGGATTCGAGGAAGAGTCTCCGGCTTCAGCATTTATCGCTTCAATTGTAAATCAGGTTAGTACAGAAGCAGGGCGAAATGCAAATGCAAGGATCTCTGGTATACGGAGTGACCTGAATGTAGACAGCCTGATGGCCACCCTTGATCTTAGGACGCCCGACAGAATAGATTCGCTAAGGAATGGCTTGCGAAATAATTATGATGAGTGGGATTCCACTTTTACTAACCTGAATATTGACCGTCAGATCAACGAGATACAGGGTACCATCGAGAAGATCAAGGTGGATGAAATCAAGGATCCAAAAAAAGCAATTGAAGCGATCAATAATATCAAAAAACTCAGAGGGCAGGTTGATTCTCTGAAGAACAGGGCACAAACGATCCGGACCGATTTTCAGGAAGACCTCAATTCCTCAAAATACAGTGTGGGACAGGTCGACAACTGGATCAGTCAGGATTACAAAAGAGCAATGAGCCTTGCGAAACTGCCCGATCTCAGTGCTCAGAATATTGGCAAATTATTGTTTGGAGAGAACCTGCTGGGAGACTATGCCAGCTACCTGATATACATTGCCATGGCACGTGAATACAGTAACCGTTTAGCCGATGACGGTACCGATAAGATCGAAAGATATGAGGGCATCAATTATGAGTTTTCTGATAAATATGACTGGCCGGATCTGTGGATCAAAAAAGTCAGTCTCAGTGGACGCACCAAAAATGAGATTTCTCTTGAAGGGGTCGTGACCCACATCAGTAGTGATCAGCTAAAGAGCGGATTTCCAACGGTAGTTAATATAGGCGGAGCTGGCCGGGCCGGAGACAGTCTGAGCATTAAAGGAGAATTAAATTACCTGGAAGAAAAGCCCAGAGAAACCTTTCAGGCTGTTTATAACGGTTTTCAGTTAAAAGACACCCGAATATCACCCTCTGAACTGCTTCCCTACAAGCTGAACTCAGGGGAAGGTACTATCCAGATTGATCTGGATGTAATCGGCAGAAGAATTGATTCGGAGATCGAATACCGGGCCAGTAACATCAATTTTAATTTTGGCGAGAATCCGGGAGGCGGAAGAATTCAGCAGCTGATCCGGTCTGCTATTAGCGGTACTGATAATATAAATGCCACGGCACTGATTGATAATGTGGACGGACCCCTTCGTATAAGATTGAGATCAAACCTGGATGATCTTTTTGTTAAAGCTCTCAGAGAAACAGTCAGTAAAGAAGTAGCTGATGCAAGACAGAAGATAGAGTCAGAAGTAGCATCAAGGGTTGATGGCAAGAAGGAAGAACTGCTCGCCCTGAAGGATCAGAAAGAAACGGAGCTGAGGGAAAAAGCCTCTGTGATTCAGCAGAAAGTAGATGAACAGGTCAAGGCTCTGGAAAAAAAGAGAGAAGAACTCGAAAAGAAGAAGAAAGAACTGGAAGACAGTCTGAAAAATAAGATCAAAGGCAAAATAGGAGTCGATTTCTGATTCAAATGACCTTTATAGATCAGGTAGCTTGTTGCGGGATATTTATCTGACTCTGAAATAGGTCTCATCAATATAGCACCAGCCCCATTCTTCGCCGGGTTCAATCGAGCGGATTAGCATGTGACCGCTTTCCTCATAGTGTTTCCGGGCGTGTTGGTTTACTGAAGAATCACAACACCCCACCATACCGCATGTCAGACACATGCGAAGATGAACCCATTCGTCACCCTGCTCCACACACTCGGGACAAACGGTAGTATCTGTTGATTTGATCAGGATCTGGTCTTTATGTAAACAGGCCATATTAAACGATCTCCTCTTTTATAGCTTTTTTGATGTCAGGAGCATCAAGTTCTCCTTTATATCTTTCACCGTTAATGAAGAAAGCCGGGGTCTCTTTTACTCCGCTGTTTAGCCCTCCACGAATATCATCGCGTACTTTACTTCTTACTTTGTCACTGTCAATATCTTTCTGAAGCCTGTTCATATCCAGGTCAAGTCTTTTAGCCAGATCCATGATAAGATCTGAACGAAGATTGTCATTATGATCGAAGAGAAGGTTATGCATTTCCCAGAACTTCTGCTGATTGGCAGCACTCTCAGCAACCCAGGCACTTAATTCAGCATGTGTATGGAGTTTCTTCAGCGGGAAGTGCCGGAATATAAAAGAGACAGCTATCTGATCATCTTTCAGGATCTTTTTAATAAACCGGTGTCCCAGTCTGCTGTAAGGGCATTCATAATCACCATATTGTACAATGGTGACAGGGGCATTTTTTGTCCCGGTTTGGTGGTCGTTTTCAGTATATGGTTGCTTCAGATCAGACATATTATTCGATTATAAGATTGAAAGAGGATGAATTCTCAATTTCATCCATACTAAGTTCGGCTAGTTTTTTTCCGGCCTGAGCCATAGGCAGACAAACAGAAGTTGCCCCGGCCTCCTGAAGTGCTTTATACTCATCACTGCGCATGGTCAGGGCTACGATACTGCCTTTATACCCGTATTTTCTCATCAGGGTTGTTGCCTCCACCTTTGTACCCTCATTTGCAATAGCCAGAATGACTGATCGGACACCGCTCAGATCAAGATTTTCCCATAATTCAGGATCCTGCGCATCTCCATACACTACTCTGCGCTTTTCTTTCAGATTAGCTTCTATCTTGGCAGGGTCAACTTCCATGCCGGTCACTTTCTTCTCCTTGAATTTCAAACTTTCATAGGCTGAGGTGCCGGCTTGTCCCATTCCGACCACCAGGTACTCCGCTCCTCCCAAAGAGACCACCTGCTGCCCTGGATGTTTGGTGTTTCTTTCCAGTGGTACAAGTTTATGTTCAAGTCTTGCCCATATCGAATTGGAATTCGCTGTAAGCGGTGCATTGATCACATATGAGGCAGCCGTAATTAGTGCCAGTCCGGTTACAATATCTGTGGAAATAAAGCCTCCGGCAGCAGCAACCCCGCCGGCTATAAGAGTAAATTCACTGTATGAGCTGAGTGTGGCAGTAACCATGAAGGAGTTTCTGGATCTCAGTTTAAAAAAGATGAGCAGGAAGAAAAACAAGACTGATTTCAGCGGAAGTAATGCAAGAACCAGCAGGGCAAAGTTTATGACCTCCCCACCCGGTAGTCCGTTGAGACCCACTTCGAAGAAGAAGCCGATCAGAAAGGCTTCTTTAATGCCCCATAGTTTTTCAGAAAGCTCATCCGCAGTTCTGTGCCCTGATAATAATGCTCCGGCTGCCAGCGCCCCCAACTCAGATGACAGTCCCATTACTTCGAACAAAGCGCCGCCGCCAATTGCTAACAGGAGGCCGGACAGTAGTTGCAGTTCAGAATGTCCGCTGGCTACTACTATTCGGATCAGTAAGGGTCTCAGGAAAGGAAGACCAAGCAACAGGAGGGACCAGACTGAAGGCGAGCCCCCTCCGGTGAGCGCTAGAACCACAATGGCGACGATATCCTGAAGGATCAGTATGCCTATTGAAACTCTTGCATGAAAAGCTCCCAGTTCTCCTCGTGCTTCAAGCGCTTTGGCTGCAAGAACTGTACTGGAGAAACCCAACAAAGTACCGATGATCAGTGAGGGTATGACTTCGTATCCGAAAGCATAAGCCACTCCTGCAAATACCGCCCCGGATATAAGTAAGTGGATACCACCGGCTCCGATGACTTCCAGACGCAGAATACTCTTGAACCTGAGGTGAAGTCCGACGGTAAATAATAAGAAAAGTACACCGAGATGACCTATTTCATGTAAGGAATCGGTGGGCGTAATCCCAAAAAAGGACAGAATAATACCAGCCAGCAGATAGCCTACCAAGGGGGGGAGTTTCAGACGGGAAACTCCAAGGCCAAAAATATAGGCCATCAGAAGCCAGAGTATTTCCATAATGATCCGATTTCAAAATAAAGGTAAACCGGTGGATGATCTATTTATTTACTACACCGGATACGATCTCCTGAATATGCTTAATCTCATCATGGTTGACAAGGTGACCCATTCCGGGATAGATCTTTTTACTTACTTTCGCATTGAGTTTTGAAAATACTTCTGCAGTGGCATGAACTCTTTCAACAGGTATATGGGGATCTATATCACTGCAGCCCATGAATACCGGTGTACCTTCCAGGTCTCCGGAGTAGACAGAGGGATTCACGGAATCTCCAATGAGGCCCCCGCTCAACACAATCAGCCCGGCATATCTTCCAGGATGACGGGCTACGAATTCAGATGCCAGACATGCTCCCTGAGAGAAGCCTAGTATGAAAATCTGTTCACTGCTGAAGCCTTTTTCCTTTAGCATTTCTCTAATATCATAGATCGCCTGAAGTCCTGAACTGATGCCTGGTTCATTTCTCTCAGTAGGCTGAAGAAATGAATAAGGGTACCAGGTGCTGCCGCTTGCCTGAGGAGCAGTATAGTAAATGCTCTCCGGTTCTATTTCGTCTGCAAGAGTAAGTATACTGGGGGCGCTGGCTCCGCGTCCATGCACCATAATGAATGCGGCCTTTGCATCAGAGGGATCATTTCTTTCGGCGATTCTCTGGCCCTGATGCGGGCCGCTAAACGGATTTTCTTTGTCAGCTTTAAATAAACTCATGAAAAATAATTTTTGGAATGATTAAGTAGAGCGGATGGATCAACTGCTGATATTTATTTCAGGTAGTATCGATTCGATCTGTGATCTTTTAGACTCCAGCCATGGCGGCAGGATCAGTTTTTCGCCCAGCATTTCGAACTCCTCATCAACGGTGTACCCGGGATCATCTGAAGCCATTTCAAATAACACACCTCCCGGCTCCCGATAGTAAACAGATCGGAACCAGTGGCGGTCTATGATCTGCGTAGGATGGAGGCCGAAGCCGCCAATGGTCTTACGCATCTCATCCAGCTCCTCCCTGTTTTCAGCCCTGAATGCCACATGGTGTATAATACCCCGCCCGTTCTTTCCTCTTTTTTCCTCACTGATCTCAATGATCACTGAGTGACCCACCGGTGCGTCCGTCTGGTAGAGATATTGGTTACCCTGTTCCTCTTTTAGTTCAAATTCGAAGAGTTCTTTCAGGATGAATTCTGTACCCTGTTTTTCCGTAAGGTTCAAACGGGTACCCCAGAATCCCTGAATACAAACTTCAGCAGGGATTACATATTCCACGTTATCTACTTTTTCCTTAGCCGATCCCTCAAAGACCAGGTCCAGCTCCAGACCATCAGGATCCTGAAAACGATAGGCATTGCGGCCGAATATGGTGATCTCTTCAAACGGAATCTCGTATTTTTTAAGGCGTTCATTCCAGAATGAAGCAGATTTTTCAGGTACCTGTAATCCTACATTGACTGCCTCACCTGTACCCGGCTCACCTTTAACAGCATTCGGCCAGGGGAAAAAGGTCAGGCTGGATCCGGGGTTTGCGGAATGATTTCCGTAAAACAGATGATAGGTTCCGGGATCATCCTGGTTGACACTCTTTTTAACTAATCGCATACCCAGTACCTGCGTGTAGAAGTCTACATTTCTTAGGGCGTCTCCGGCCAGAACGGTGATGTGATGTATACCTTTATGATGTTGCATGATCGTAATTTCTTTTAATTTCACTGACAGAACCCTTCCGAAGCTATGATAGTTCATTTGTTTAACATTAAACTAAATATAGTCAGAGGTTCCATCAAAAGCACAAATGTTAGTGTAATTTTGTGGTTGGGGATATCAGTCTATAGTCCTTATCATCAAATGGTCAGTAATCGGAATAAAACTGAAAATTGTGGAACTGAATATTTACGGCTGGATCATATTAATAGCACTATTGCTGGAATTCAGCCTTAGTGTGATCTCTGATCTTTATAACCTGAGCGCACTTAAGAAGGAATTGCCTGCTGAATTTGAAGGAGTCTATGACGAGGAGCGTTATGCACGATCTCAGGAGTATACCCGGGTTAAAACCAGGTTTGGTTTTATAACCGGAACTTTTGACCTGCTTCTACTGCTGATTTTTTGGTTCATGGGGGGCTTTAATATGTTGGATCAGTGGCTAAGTACCTTTGGTTTTGATCCATTGGTCACCGGATTAGCCTTTATCGGCACTCTGATCATCGCTAAGACCATTATTTCTCTTCCGTTTAGTATCTATTCTACTTTTGTGATCGAAGAACGATTTGGTTTCAATAAGACTACCCCGGGTACTTTCGTGGCCGATCTTTTTAAAGGACTTGCTCTGAGTCTGATCATCGGAGTTCCGCTTCTCGCCGGTATACTTTGGTTCTTTATGTATGCTGGTGAACTTGCCTGGCTTTATGCATGGGGTGCGGTCACTTTATTTACTTTGATTATGCAGTATGTGGCACCCACCTGGATCATGCCGCTATTTAATAAGTTTACACCGTTGGAGGAAGGGGAACTAAGAGAGGCGATCGAATCATATACTGATAAAGTAAACTTCCCTCTGGCCGGCCTTTTTGTGATGGACGGATCCAAACGCTCCAGTAAATCCAATGCATTTTTTACCGGTTTCGGGAAGAATAAGAGGATCGCTCTTTTTGACACCCTGATTGAGAATCACACCACCTCAGAACTGGTGGCGGTGCTGGCACATGAGATAGGGCACTACAAGAAAAAGCATATCATCAAGAATATGGTCATAAGTATTATTCATACTGGTGTGCTGTTCTTCCTGCTCTCCTTATTTCTGGATTTTAAACCGCTGTTTGATGCTTTCTACATGGAAGAGATCTCTGTATATGCAGGATTGATCTTTTTTGGTCTGCTTTATACTCCCGTGGAAATGATACTTTCGGTAGTGATGCAGATATTCAGTCGTAAGCACGAGTTTGAGGCAGATGAGTTCGCCGCAAGGACAACAAAGAGCAAAGAGGATATGATATCAACCCTTAAAAAGTTATCGAAGGATAATTTATCTAATCTGACTCCACATCCTCTTTATGTTTTCCTGAATTATTCCCATCCTCCGGTCATACAACGTATCCGGGCAATCCGATCCATAAATATATGAACAAGAAAAAGAATCTAGAGACCATAGCCATACATGCAGGCATGGAACATGGTGGAGATAATGCGTCTATCGTTCCGCCTTTAGAGTCCTCTACCATTTATGAGCATTCAGTTCAGGGCAGTAGAGAAGGAGACCTGAAATATACCAGAATGCAAAACCCCAATCGCCGTCAGCTGGAATCGGTTCTGGCTCAGCTGGAGAACGGAGAAGCAGCAGCAGCTTTTTCATCCGGAGTAGCCGCAATAACCTCCGTGTTACAGTCGCTGGGAAGGGGCAGTGAGGTTCTGCTGCCGGAAGACGTATATCACGGTACCAGGGTCCTTATCCATGAATTTGCGGATAGCTGGGGCCTTGATGCAAAATTTATTGATCAGACAGATCCGGAAATTATTCAGGATGCGATCACGGACCGTACCCGACTGATCATGGTGGAGACCCCCTCTAATCCACAGATGAGGATCACCAGTATTAAAGAGACCGTCAGGATCGCACACGCTAATGATGTACTCGTAGCGGTAGATAATACCTGGCCTACTCCATACAATATGAAACCTCTGGAGATGGGAGCTGACCTGGTTATACAGTCCACCACGAAATATCTGGGCGGGCATAGCGATATTCTCGGTGGTGCCGTAATTGCAAGAAAAGAGGCAGGGATATTCAGCAGGATCAGGGATATCCAGACAAAACAGGGAGCAGTACCATCACCACGAGACTGCTGGTTGTTATGCAGAAGTATACGCTCTTTTCCCTACCGAATGAGAGGGCATAATGAGAACGCCGTAAAGGTGGCTTCATTTCTGGATGACCATATAAAAATAGAGAAGGTTTATTTCCCGGGTTTGAAAGCTCATCCCGGACATAATATTGCGAAGGAAGAGATGTCCGGATTCGGGGGTATGATCTCCTTTTTGATTAGAGGAGGAAAAGAGGAAGCACTAAAAGCGGTAGCAGGC
It encodes:
- a CDS encoding class I SAM-dependent methyltransferase, whose translation is MGSTTELFTEKSEAYAKYRSGYPQELINEIVNPFVGSKTIKAADIGAGTGISSRLLADAGCTVTAVEPNQAMAEAAADHQGVEFKIQPAETTGLPDSSMDIVSSFQAFHWFNFAKSLAEFNRVLKKDGKLALVWSYWNEEDPFTKKYIDLISNATNKNPDSVSPYDGFPSGFIKKWRIRFLWKFKTLPYFKEVRRHRYIYTEEMNEESMIGLALSQSYLVHEGKLWDELCDKIRDLAAEGAADGEPARFSYKVNAFTAKPVK
- a CDS encoding aminotransferase class I/II-fold pyridoxal phosphate-dependent enzyme, coding for MDLFDKLEGRPSPLGPFTSEGYGYYTFPKLEGPLGPEMKFNGKDVVVWSINDYLGVGSNPEIKKVDTAATDKYSLSAPMGARLMTGNSTEHELLEEELAEFVHKPSALLLNYGYQGIMSVIHALVDRNDFLIYDELSHACIVDGKQLSMADKSVFKHNDIESFKKQLFRAASKKKDNSSILVVTEGVFGMTGDLGILKEIIELKKEVPFRLLVDDAHGFGTLADDGSGAGTHLGVQDGVDIYFGTFAKAVALIGAFVASEPRVIEFLKANARSQIFAKSLPLPMVVTARERLKMIRKHPEWREKLWENTLKLREGLKDIGYTVLPSESPVTPVLTQGSTKLCQDIMRKLREDHGVFVSGVAYPVVPRGTVLIRLIPTAAHNDEHIEKTLDAFASIKDFVMSAAAKLSA
- a CDS encoding choice-of-anchor B family protein; the encoded protein is MFTIFLIPLFLLGCEPSELDVNIVEGDPDQVDPAVDCTMNDIQYPCQNVELLSILSPQELRGTFLNDIWGWTDPLNGKEYALVGLTDGITFVDISDPETPVVIGKLRESNIRSKFKAMPVSDYPACNLGIGTTEYAKSITQGSTWRDHKVYQDHLFIVSDAQPHGMQVFDLSRLRQYNGAFLNFTEDVLYDRFSNAHNIIINEQSGYAYAAGVTQADICGSRDLSGLHIIDIRDPKSPVYAGCYADAATDAQSSPNIAPGYIHDAQCILYDGPDPDHQGKEICFNSAEGNIVIADVTDKSDAKTISFNTTVDMQYSHQGWVTEDRRYFLMNDEVDELNLGRRTRTYVWDVSDLDNPVFAGYYQQPTNSIDHNLYIRGDFVYQTNYTSGLQIYELRDLANADMQRVAFFDTKPNSNEQDFDGTWSNYPFFDSGVVILSDISGGLFVVRPQLNN
- a CDS encoding TIGR03546 family protein, which codes for MLILRYLAKLLKALASEASPSQIAGGFILGMIIGLTPLSSFHNLIVLILILVLRVNMGMAILSFMVFSGIAYLADNQFHQFGIWLLELESMQNTWSAMYEVEWIAMSRFYNTVVLGSLVTSLILLTPMFFLIKLGVVQYREKIHERVKKWKIVRVVKGSKFYSIYQTVNRLRG
- a CDS encoding TIGR03545 family protein, with amino-acid sequence MRKGGVIAVLITATLIFAISFISIDEWLESNIEFQASVANKAKVEIDGLNFSPLGLSLSWDRLQVANPKSPMENTFETGKVDFNMEFWPLLWSKTVIENVELSGFQVETERETDGSFEVPEGFEEESPASAFIASIVNQVSTEAGRNANARISGIRSDLNVDSLMATLDLRTPDRIDSLRNGLRNNYDEWDSTFTNLNIDRQINEIQGTIEKIKVDEIKDPKKAIEAINNIKKLRGQVDSLKNRAQTIRTDFQEDLNSSKYSVGQVDNWISQDYKRAMSLAKLPDLSAQNIGKLLFGENLLGDYASYLIYIAMAREYSNRLADDGTDKIERYEGINYEFSDKYDWPDLWIKKVSLSGRTKNEISLEGVVTHISSDQLKSGFPTVVNIGGAGRAGDSLSIKGELNYLEEKPRETFQAVYNGFQLKDTRISPSELLPYKLNSGEGTIQIDLDVIGRRIDSEIEYRASNINFNFGENPGGGRIQQLIRSAISGTDNINATALIDNVDGPLRIRLRSNLDDLFVKALRETVSKEVADARQKIESEVASRVDGKKEELLALKDQKETELREKASVIQQKVDEQVKALEKKREELEKKKKELEDSLKNKIKGKIGVDF
- a CDS encoding UBP-type zinc finger domain-containing protein, whose protein sequence is MACLHKDQILIKSTDTTVCPECVEQGDEWVHLRMCLTCGMVGCCDSSVNQHARKHYEESGHMLIRSIEPGEEWGWCYIDETYFRVR
- a CDS encoding DsbA family protein; this translates as MSDLKQPYTENDHQTGTKNAPVTIVQYGDYECPYSRLGHRFIKKILKDDQIAVSFIFRHFPLKKLHTHAELSAWVAESAANQQKFWEMHNLLFDHNDNLRSDLIMDLAKRLDLDMNRLQKDIDSDKVRSKVRDDIRGGLNSGVKETPAFFINGERYKGELDAPDIKKAIKEEIV
- a CDS encoding cation:proton antiporter gives rise to the protein MEILWLLMAYIFGLGVSRLKLPPLVGYLLAGIILSFFGITPTDSLHEIGHLGVLFLLFTVGLHLRFKSILRLEVIGAGGIHLLISGAVFAGVAYAFGYEVIPSLIIGTLLGFSSTVLAAKALEARGELGAFHARVSIGILILQDIVAIVVLALTGGGSPSVWSLLLLGLPFLRPLLIRIVVASGHSELQLLSGLLLAIGGGALFEVMGLSSELGALAAGALLSGHRTADELSEKLWGIKEAFLIGFFFEVGLNGLPGGEVINFALLVLALLPLKSVLFFFLLIFFKLRSRNSFMVTATLSSYSEFTLIAGGVAAAGGFISTDIVTGLALITAASYVINAPLTANSNSIWARLEHKLVPLERNTKHPGQQVVSLGGAEYLVVGMGQAGTSAYESLKFKEKKVTGMEVDPAKIEANLKEKRRVVYGDAQDPELWENLDLSGVRSVILAIANEGTKVEATTLMRKYGYKGSIVALTMRSDEYKALQEAGATSVCLPMAQAGKKLAELSMDEIENSSSFNLIIE
- a CDS encoding alpha/beta hydrolase yields the protein MSLFKADKENPFSGPHQGQRIAERNDPSDAKAAFIMVHGRGASAPSILTLADEIEPESIYYTAPQASGSTWYPYSFLQPTERNEPGISSGLQAIYDIREMLKEKGFSSEQIFILGFSQGACLASEFVARHPGRYAGLIVLSGGLIGDSVNPSVYSGDLEGTPVFMGCSDIDPHIPVERVHATAEVFSKLNAKVSKKIYPGMGHLVNHDEIKHIQEIVSGVVNK